A single region of the Streptomyces virginiae genome encodes:
- a CDS encoding universal stress protein, with the protein MENNSRSPDLGSVIVGVDGSEPARWAALWASDEAARRRRPLHIVYGSDVDGRVLELSDDDMERVRVAGRELLDVTAEAVQARHPALSVTTEFSRSGPAMSLRRAASDRGTLVVGNRGPGGFSSLTLGSVGLKVAADARTPVIVVRGSEDEAVNGVVLAAVRDERDLDCVRHAAREAELRKASLRLLYVQGVLQSVVSAAGAADGQNGVACHRGQSLKVVAEQIRAECPSLTVQADAERSVSVAGVLVEASRHADLLVMGGRRSPGYLGRTLGRVTHSLLHHAYCPVELIPRHADEPRSEAS; encoded by the coding sequence ATGGAGAACAACAGCAGAAGTCCGGACCTCGGATCGGTCATCGTCGGTGTCGATGGGTCCGAGCCTGCCCGGTGGGCGGCGCTCTGGGCTTCGGACGAGGCTGCGCGGCGCCGTCGCCCTCTGCACATCGTGTACGGGTCCGACGTCGACGGCCGGGTCCTCGAGCTTTCGGATGACGACATGGAACGGGTCCGCGTCGCAGGGCGTGAACTGCTGGACGTTACGGCCGAGGCCGTGCAGGCCCGGCATCCCGCGCTCTCGGTCACGACGGAGTTCAGCCGTAGCGGGCCTGCGATGAGCCTGCGCCGGGCCGCGAGCGACCGCGGGACCCTCGTCGTCGGCAACCGGGGACCGGGCGGATTCAGCTCCTTGACCCTGGGCTCGGTCGGCCTCAAGGTCGCTGCGGACGCTCGTACCCCCGTGATCGTCGTGCGGGGGAGCGAGGACGAGGCCGTGAACGGTGTCGTGCTGGCCGCCGTGCGCGACGAGCGCGATCTCGATTGCGTCCGTCACGCCGCGCGTGAAGCCGAGCTGCGCAAGGCCTCGCTGCGGCTGCTGTACGTACAGGGCGTCCTGCAGTCCGTCGTCTCCGCGGCGGGAGCAGCCGATGGCCAGAACGGGGTCGCCTGCCACCGTGGGCAGAGCTTGAAGGTCGTAGCCGAGCAGATCCGGGCCGAGTGCCCCTCGCTGACGGTCCAGGCGGACGCGGAGAGGAGTGTGTCCGTCGCCGGGGTGCTGGTGGAGGCCTCCCGCCACGCCGATCTGCTGGTCATGGGTGGGCGCCGTTCGCCCGGCTACCTCGGGCGCACCCTGGGGCGCGTGACGCACAGCCTGCTGCACCATGCGTACTGCCCCGTCGAACTGATCCCGCGGCATGCCGACGAGCCCAGGAGCGAGGCGTCATGA
- a CDS encoding acyl carrier protein, translated as MPTAADVLYRVTAIIAAIADCPVDEISPESRLVEDLDLDSLQVVEIAVRAEEEFGRPIDDSLLAEQGVTVSHCAHVVQEAHAKEVRT; from the coding sequence ATGCCCACAGCTGCTGACGTTCTGTACCGGGTCACGGCCATTATCGCCGCCATCGCCGATTGCCCGGTCGATGAAATTTCCCCGGAATCCCGGCTTGTCGAAGATCTCGACCTCGACTCGCTTCAGGTAGTGGAGATCGCAGTCCGAGCCGAGGAGGAATTCGGCAGGCCCATCGACGACTCACTGCTGGCCGAGCAGGGTGTGACCGTGTCCCACTGTGCGCACGTGGTGCAGGAGGCGCACGCCAAGGAGGTCCGGACGTGA
- a CDS encoding EF-hand domain-containing protein, translated as MPDTATPVLTRKMHYMFALLDADRDGLLGADDLTAVADRMAEVFPGRPDRIHTLRDVLHRLWEDHLAHVDLGGGRLDPEAFERGIRRSVAASPVTLLETLHAGASAWLALTDVDDDGLIGLDEYLLLSQAIGGVPAQQMKEAFHRLDRDGNGTLDPAEIDAAVVEFFTSDDPNAPGNWLYGPF; from the coding sequence ATGCCCGACACCGCCACCCCGGTACTGACCCGCAAGATGCACTACATGTTCGCGCTGCTCGACGCCGATCGAGACGGCCTTCTCGGGGCGGATGACCTGACCGCTGTCGCGGACCGGATGGCCGAGGTGTTCCCGGGCCGGCCGGACCGGATCCACACGCTCCGTGACGTCCTGCACCGGCTGTGGGAAGACCACCTGGCACACGTCGATCTCGGGGGCGGCCGCCTCGACCCCGAGGCCTTCGAGCGGGGGATCCGACGCTCGGTCGCCGCCAGTCCTGTCACCCTGCTGGAGACCCTGCACGCGGGGGCTTCGGCTTGGCTCGCTCTCACTGACGTTGACGACGACGGACTGATCGGGCTGGACGAGTACCTGCTGCTCAGTCAGGCGATCGGCGGGGTGCCCGCGCAGCAGATGAAGGAGGCGTTCCACCGCCTGGATCGTGACGGGAACGGGACACTGGATCCGGCCGAAATCGACGCTGCCGTCGTGGAGTTCTTCACCAGCGACGACCCGAACGCCCCGGGCAACTGGCTCTACGGACCGTTCTGA
- a CDS encoding ThiF family adenylyltransferase has protein sequence MDTITDQLTELVTSREPRLRSSPDAAERAVAEQLAGTSPQEYGTWVWYPWSGRLVHLLPREEFRLVRTDRNRGRIDRAQQRRLLGRRVGVIGLSVGSSAALTFAMEGIGGSFKLADFDSLSVSNLNRLRAGVHHLGLNKCVLAARQMSEIDPWLDIELYQGGLTDATMEEFFTGGAGPIDLLVEECDTPYVKIAAREHARALGIPVVMDANDRGLLDVERFDLEPDRPLLHGLLGETTSSDLRDLTHEEMVDVILTMVDRERISPELSASVSQIGITLSSWPQLASGVALGGALTADAARRILLGQPRPSGRFYTDLEILTAGDRSTVA, from the coding sequence ATGGACACGATCACGGATCAGCTGACCGAGCTGGTCACCAGCCGTGAGCCGCGTCTGCGTTCCTCACCGGACGCGGCGGAGCGGGCCGTGGCGGAACAGCTGGCGGGCACCAGTCCGCAGGAGTACGGGACCTGGGTCTGGTACCCGTGGTCGGGACGCCTGGTGCACCTGTTGCCCCGCGAGGAGTTCCGCCTCGTGCGCACCGACCGCAACCGCGGACGGATCGACCGCGCCCAGCAGCGCCGGCTGCTGGGACGCCGCGTGGGCGTCATCGGCCTTTCTGTCGGAAGCAGCGCCGCCCTGACCTTCGCGATGGAGGGCATCGGCGGATCGTTCAAGCTGGCCGACTTCGACTCCCTCAGCGTCTCGAACCTCAACCGGTTGCGTGCGGGTGTCCACCATCTTGGTCTGAACAAGTGCGTGCTCGCAGCCCGGCAGATGTCGGAGATCGACCCCTGGCTGGACATCGAGCTATACCAGGGTGGTCTGACCGATGCCACCATGGAGGAGTTCTTCACCGGCGGCGCGGGCCCCATCGACCTTCTCGTCGAAGAGTGCGATACCCCCTACGTGAAGATCGCCGCCCGCGAGCACGCCCGGGCGCTGGGTATCCCGGTCGTCATGGACGCAAACGATCGGGGCTTGCTGGACGTGGAACGGTTCGACCTCGAACCCGACCGGCCCCTGCTGCACGGCCTTCTCGGCGAGACGACCTCCAGCGACCTGAGGGACCTCACCCACGAGGAAATGGTCGACGTCATCCTCACCATGGTCGACCGGGAGCGCATCAGCCCGGAGCTGTCAGCTTCCGTCTCCCAGATCGGCATCACCCTCAGCAGCTGGCCGCAACTCGCCTCGGGGGTCGCCCTGGGCGGCGCCCTCACCGCCGACGCCGCGCGCCGCATCCTGCTGGGCCAGCCCCGCCCGTCGGGACGCTTCTACACCGACCTGGAGATCCTCACCGCGGGCGACCGGAGCACCGTCGCATGA